TGCTAGTGTGTGCAAATGAAGTCGTTACTAGGAGCCACAGACGATGATAGTAGCCAGCGAAGCGTTACGCGACGATCAACGTGGCCACTGCGATCGCGCACGGAGAAAAGGAATTGCGAACCGTTGTTAAATAATTTGTCCAGCTCTTTTCCGCTAATGGAGGTTGTACAATCGTTTATGATAGACTAATGGTTTCTTCTATGGTGTCTTTGCTCCATaacagaaaagcaaaacatgacgGTCAAGCTGGACGCGTCCACGGTGGAGATTGAGGAGCGTGGCGTCAAGCTGcggctgaccgtcgtcgatacGCCCGGGTTCGGCGATGCCATCGATAACAGCGATAGCTTCAGCGCGATCCTCGAGTACATCGACGAACAGTACGAGCGGTTTCTGCGCGACGAAAGTGGCCTGAATCGGCGCAACATTGTCGACAACAGGATACACTGCTGCTTCTACTTCATCTCGCCGTTCGGCCATGGGTAAGTGATTTTGGCTTTCCTTTGCCGGGCAGGATTTTAACGTGTCATTTCCACTCCGCTCCGCAGTATGAAACCGCTCGATATCGAGTTCATGAAGAAGCTGCACTGCAAGGTGAACATTGTGCCGGTGATCGCCAAGGCGGACGTGCTGACGAAGAAGGAAATCCAGCGCCTGAAGTGCCGCATCCTGCAGGAGATTGAGGATAATGGGATCAAAATCTATCCACTGCCCGATTGTGATagcgacgaggacgaggactACAAGGAGCAGGTGCGCCAGCTGAAGGAGGCGGTCCCGTTCGCCGTCTGCGGCTCGACCACACTGCTCGAGGTGAAGGGCCGCAAGGTGCGCGGTCGCCTTTACCCCTGGGGCGTCGTCGAGGTGGAAAACCCGGACCATTGCGATTTTATCAAGCTTCGCACCATGCtgatgtgagtgtgtgggggTGTTTCATGCAATTCATGCAACTAATGATGTGCCGTTTCTATCGTCCCATCCACAGCACGCACATGCAAGACCTGCAGGAGGTCACGCAGGAGGTGCACTACGAAAACTATCGCTCGGAGCGGTTGGCGAAATCCGTGCGCAAAAACACCAATTCCGTGATAAAGGAGGAGAACGGTGGCGCCGGCATTGTGCCCGGCGAGGTGTTGTCCGAGAAGGATCGTATCCTGCGCGAAAAGGAGGAGGAAATCCGCCGAATGCAGGAGAAGCTCGCCCAGATGCAGGCCAAGTTTCAGGCACAGAAGTAATGGTGGTGTAGTGAAAAGAgggaagcacacaaacacaaaaaagagggaAGAAGAGGATGGTGTTGATGAATGAAGTTAGTTTATGCAcatgcacaaaacaaaaccgaaacgaaacgaacaaaacagaaaGTATTTGTGTCCTCTCATGAAGCGATTTTTTTCGAAAGCATTCATCATTCCGCGCAGTACGATTCATatcagaagaaaacaaaaaaaaaaacgcaaaaaacaaCGAGACGGATCTTCACAGTTCGTCGTGTGCCATCTTCCGCGTAACGTTAAACGATCATTCATCCGGTTCGTCAGCACGCGCGCGCaccatcttcttcttcccaTCCCACTCCGTGGGAACTGAACGAGAATctcttcatttaaaaaaaaaaaccgattgtcgagtagtagtagtaggtgGATGGCGTTATTTGCGGTAATGGGCCGCTTGTTGCGCCCTCCCAGCAGCCCCCCTACCCCTCCGTGGTTTCGATTGCGTTTaatgcaaacacaaaacagtgAGCCCACGCGTTTTGAAATCTTCCTCATTTTTGTgcgtcagcatcatcatcatcatcgtcatgatTACACATATATTTTTGGTACGAACTATTCGCATATAATTGTAGAGTAAAGGTTAGATCGTATAGCATACAAGTATATATATAGAACAAACCTTCCACATTAGTTGCCTCTCCAACAAAACACAGCAGGCTGGGGTTAAAACGGGTACTTTAAAAAACCAGGCTAATTGGCTGCACCCAACCCAAACCCATCTCGAAAAACGCTCTCTTATttgttttggttattttttagCTTCATTCATAAAGTTGCAGCAGCTCGTTTTGGGCTCGATGGCTTTCCTTTGTTTTTGGGGTAAACGACACGAAATGTCCGATGGAGTACGAGTTCAATTCTGCAGTGGGTGTAACAACGACACCAAAATGCTTGCTTTTCCTTCTCTCGAGACGCCCGGCCCGGTGTGCTGTGCGTCATTCAGCTGCAATTCAATCGCAATAATTGTACGGGGACGAAAGTAGAGTAAACGTTAATCCATCCTTCCCCTTTTCCCCTTTACGCGCGTCAGACACGAAACTAGCGACGGATAGGTAAGGGAAGGCCAGGGAAGACACACAGGAGGATGGGTATTTGTGTCTCGATAATATTTTAGAGTATTACTatacataaatatatatatttttttacatttcggTTCCGACCTCTCTTACCCCCCGGGCAGGATCAATTTTCAATAAATGCGTATTCTAACTGGAAGCTGAAGTTGTAAAcataaaatagaacaaaaataaTGAGAAAACAAACCGACGATTTTCTGACACGAATTACGTTCGTTTACGCGTTTCCTCGCCTTTATTTCACAGCGTGTTACCAGCATCATTAcgagacacatacacacattcgtAACATTTTCTGTTTAAGTTCTATTATGCTCTTTAGGAATGCAATGCGTCCGCGCGGTGTTTTACGCTCTTCCTTAAAAATACacagttttgtttcaatttgttgcTAGCGCTTCTTcactctcgctttctctctcgctatcGCTATCTTTCCCCTGCTTTGCTAACTTTTGGTAAATACACATTAGGCGCCTCGCTTGCATTAGATGCAACATCACCCTCAATCTTACGTTGCAACCTATCGAATATTTTTGTACATAGtaacaacaatacaaaactAATTCGTAAAAATATACTTTACTTTCACTAACGGCGTATTTGGGGTAAAAAATGAAAGTAAACTACAGTATGGTAGGAACAAAACTTGCCCGTTTGAGCAAACGCTACGCGACGTAGGTAAGGTGCACAGTGCAAACTATCGGAACGGAAGTTTCTATAGAGAAGAAGCGAACAAATTACACAACTAGGCATGTGTGCCGACTAAAATAATTCTAAAAATATTACCCTTTTTCTTGgagaaaaactaaacaaacttTTATCACTACTTTAAGAAGAATGTGTAACAAAAGGAACTGCAAAGAAATGgatacaaaaaaaggtaacTATTTTACACCCTTTACAACCaccaaaaagagagagaaagagagagagagagagaaacagcaTTAGCATTAGAGTAAGTAAAATATTACTATCTGTTCCCATGGATACATCACCCCGCACACAGTCAACGCTTTCCAGCAAAACTCTCTGTGTacgtgttgtttgtgtgtttgtgtttatgtatTTGCACTAAAGCCCCGATTTAATCTTcctttctcttctcttctaaAGCCTAGCTGTAcgtttactgctgctgctgctgttgtgttggttgtttgtttttgtatcatttgattgattgtgtttttatttcgtttcttgtccatttttgttcatctttTTCCTTCAACTATATTTACAtcgtttgcttctttcttATGTTTACTTTCACGACTTTCCTAagtgtttccgtttttttttctcttttactACTTGTGTGAgctcttttgtgtgtgtgttttttttctctcttacaCATACTCAATATCAATATTTCTTTCGCttcatttgtattttgtttttgtttgttttttttttggtttgttctcTCCCTTTCTTCGCTCTCTTATTTCATGTTAGaacatgttgttttttttattattcacgGTTCTTTACACAAGATATAACACTATTTACATGCTTCCCTCCTCTTGTTCTTTGGCCTTGTTGCCAACAGAACGGCGTCAATTCAATAAATTGCCACCCCTTCCCCCCCTCCACTAAGCTTATTACGCATTGCTGTTTTGCTGGCGGCTGGTTTCGTTTTCGCATTCGCATTTTCTGCTCTCGTAATATATCAAATATGTAGTCACAGGACAATCACAATAAGTTCATAATGTGTAACAATGCTAAATGTTATTCACTTTCCTTCGCTCTGCTTGTTTCGCACCACACCCCCAAAAAATTGTTAGTGGCGTTCGTAGTTCGTCTGAATATGAATGATCTTacttaaaaagaaaagaaggagaATCGAAACATTCGAGATGAGGCGTGTGAATGGTGGAAACTCAAAAACGGGATGATGATggaggcgtttttttttgtatgagcATCGCTTGGCGATCGATCTTTTCCCGTCTTTATCTTACTCTCCCCTAAAGCCGTGGTCGTGTCAATACTATGCTTAGAAGTTTATCGTTTATCGTAGCTGTGCTTAAACACCCACATTCTAGGCGGTTTGCTCGACTTCTCCTATGAAATACTtgtgttattattgttatttgtcAGTTTGcctcttttcctttccttgcAGAGACACGAGGGGGTTTTATACGGTTATTTGGTACAGGCAGAAGGAGGGAGAGGgttggtgtgctgctgtgtttaGTTTTAACATCCGGCCAGTGCCACGGATTGCGGATTACGTTTGGCAGATATCAACATTCGCTTAAGTACCTTTTCTTCCCAGCGTGTGTGTTAGCGTCTTAATTTGCGGTCCGTTTCTTAACTATTTTCGCATCGCTTGGTACAGAGAATGTTGGTATATTGGATTTAAAATGTGTAGCTTCACACGGCGGAGGCAAAATAATTCTTTCTAATTTTCTAAACAATACGGGAATTagagtattaaaaaaaacaacataaaaagcaaaacatgggACACTTAGCACACCTCTCCTGTGGACACTGGTTTTGTGGTTAACTCGTTGCAGCCAAGTGGATTATTCGTTGTGAGTTTTGGTTTCGATGAAGGGGATACCACCGTGGATTTACAGGTTTATCGTGTCCAGATCTTGGCACGGTGCCCGCGGACTGTGCTGATCACCGCCGTTCGAGCTGCCGGGCAGGTtaaccagctgctgctgctgttgctgctgattgcCATTGGCGGTCAAGGTGGTGACCGCTACCATCGCCGACAGGGTCGTTGCGGTCGCCGTGTTCGTACCGGTTCGTGTCCCAACGGCCCCAGCACCATTGACCACGTTCGAGGCGTTATTAGCGTTATTGctgctattgttgttgttgttgttgttattgttgtttttggttgaTTCCGTCGACTGCTGCTTCTTGCTGCCCAGCCCCAACGGGAAGGCAAAGTCCTGTGGCAGTTTGCGCATAATTTTGCCCGACGTAATAAGCCGGCCAAATCCTTCCTACAATGGTggcggtagtggtggtggtggtgtgcatgCGATACAAAGGGGGAATGGTTAGTAAGCGGGTTTGCCGAGAAATGCGCCGTCATGTATGCAATCTGCACGACGTGAATAGCCGCTGTAGCAACGCTACGCTTGCTACGATCGGAATACGGTACCTGATGGGCGAAAGCATAGCCGGAGCGTAACGAGCGGCGTGCCTTGCGGGCGGACGGTGTCCTCAGGACGTCACTGCTCTGCCGGGAACGCAGTAGCGCCAACCGTTGCTGTACACGAAtctaaaattgaaaataaatgtataaaattAGTAGATCTCACAAGCAAAGGCATCACACCACGAGCTCCACCTTATCTGGTAAGCTGGGGAACACATCGACAAAGTAGAAGCGTGATGCCAGCACCGGTATCATGAGGACGATCACTGTCAGCACGGTGGTGAACCAGAACGTGGCTTCCTTCATCGCCTGCGTCAGCGAGCCGACGTACGGGCCGCCGATGACGTAGTTGTAAAAGTAGTCCAAAAAGAAGTACCACAGCAGGCTGCCCCAGATCATGATGTGATTAAACACGGTCCAGTACGATGTGTCGAGCGCGATCTGCGTAGCGAAGTGAGGAttagcgaacgaacgaacggtaCACAGGGACGAAGGAGGCTGGTTCTTACCTGCGCGGTGTTATCGAGGATAAGTATGGTGGCCACTACCGAGCCGAGCAGCATGTGATCGTTCAGCACGTACCCGTCCGGAGAGATGCCGTCCTTGTACGTACCTTGGGGGGAAATCGAGGTGTTTGTTAGAGATTACAGATTCCACTTCATTGTAAGCACACCCTTCTGCAAACCCTTACTTACCGTACGGAATGAGAAACAATATCAGCGAACTGAAGATACCGTGCAGGACGCTGCGTATGAACTCGGTCGTGTTGAACAGTGCGTTCGTCATGCCGGGCGTGTAGAGCTTCGGATAGTCGACGCTACTCTTGTCCGACACGTCCTGCTCGAAGATGCCGAGCGCCAGCACCGGCAGCGAGGTGTAGAACAGATTGTACACCGATATAAACATTGGATCGAAAACGGTCTGTGCAatgggagaagaagaagaacggcATCGTCAATAGATAGGAACGGGGAGCAAgccgctcgcacacacatacacacttaccTGAGCACTGAAGCCGCAAAAAAATGCATACCAAAAATGGCACAGCGTGAATGCAAAGTTTTTGTAGAAAAAGTAGCGCAAAAATTTACACATCCGGTAGTACGACCAGCGGCcatgcaccagcagcagtctTTCGAGAAATTTAAACTGTGCGATCGAGTAGTCGCTCGCCAGTACGGCCTGCATGCCCTCCTGCCCGGAGATGCCGACGCCGATGTGTGCCGCTGCAAAAGAACACCGAAAAGGACATTAGTGTGTTGcgcgtctctctctctctctctctctctctctctctctctctcagctCTCTTTCATTTAAATACCTTTTATCATCGACACATCGTTCGCACCGTCACCGATCGCAAGCGTGACCGCATTCTTCGCCCGCTTGATCAGCTCGACCACCATCGCTTTCTGGAGCGGCGTTACCCGGCAGCAGATGACCGCTTTGCAGTGGGACGCGATCTCGAGGAACTTGCTCTCCAGCTCCGACGTCAGACAGTGCACTAGCGAGTGCCCGTTGATCACTAGCGCCACGCCCGTGTTCTCGTCGATGTCGGTTAGCGTCGGTTCGCCCTTCTCGAACCCGTCGGAATAGTTGCTACAGTTTACACTGCGAAAAGGGGGGAGAGGAAGGGGCGGaaaggaagcagcagcagattaGTACCCAGTTGTAGTTGACAGTTCGTAGGGTCGCACGCGCGTGTTAGTAAGTGGTGTGATAGGATTGTAAGGGAAGGTTAGGTTAGGGATAGGATTTTGGGACAAAAACGGGACACACATACGTCAGAGCACAGGGGAGTAGGTGGTGTTGCTATCGGACGGAGTGAAGCAAcaagaaaaaggaaggaatGGGAGGACAACATAAAAACaggaacacaaaaaacaaacaatgtgcTAACTATATACATAActatacacacaaaaaataaataaatgggACACTACTAAACGCAGTCAGCAAActaccaaaaacaaacagtggTATGTCAGTAACTGAGGGTATAACAGAAAAACACGGTTCACTATTATGGAGGGTAGAGAAATGAAACTATACACACGCATACTATACACTACGGGTGGGTGGGTTGGATAacgggaaacacacacacagagatagGAGCCGCACTACACAAAAACGTACGTCTCAAGAGGCCATTCAGAGATCACGAGATAGAGTTAGTGTTTGAAGGAATGTTAGTTAACAGGGAGATgttggtgtgtgagtgtgtgtgcttacGTCACTATATTAGCTATACTTGGGCtatattatttatatatatattgtttCGTACAGGCATATGAGGAAGGCATTGGCtagcacatgtgtgtgtgtgtgtgtatgtatttgtgtttgtgtgtaataGAATGGTGTTGGTGCATCACGTCAGTAGTGTAATACCGTTCTCGCGCCACGCATAGTGTTTGCTTCTGTTACAACTGTTTTATCTGTTTTGTTAAGGAAGTACGTTGGTAGATGAagttggtagtttttttttcaaaacttcaaaaaaaaggaacaaaaaaaaacacgatcaaacaacaaacaaatacgcGTCTTATACCATTATCATGTCGACAAGGTAGTGGAGAAACGtaaaggaaatggaaaacaattatggataaaagaaaacaaaggcCTTATACTCCTTAAaagaacaaaagaagaagaaaatagctTACAGGTACGGGGGGCCAAAGATGAAACAAGAAGTATAGTAGAACAAtgaatataaaacaaacaaaaaacactgtAAATACATGTACAGCTGTTAAAAAAGGGATGGCGGTAAATACATTGAGGTAAAAATAGGAGCAATAAAGAAGAAGGGGAAACAAGAAATAGGTAAAtcatacacaaaacaacacatccCCACGGAAAAGATAGGAAAGAGTCGGTTATACAACACAGAACACTCGAACCCGGTGGGGTTGGTAGATGTTCGAGATCGTTCCGACCGCGAACCCACAGTGGAAATGGGGGCCGTGGTagcaatagtagtagtagtagaagtagaagtagTAATAGTACAAGGATTTTGGGGTgaacagaaaaagaaataaaaaagaacagtTTCGTCCTGTTGGCGGATCGCTTCTCCACCGGCGGATCCGGCGTGAGTTGTTGTGTCGGTGTGTACCTGTCCGGTGCCTCCTCGCTTCCTCCTATACTTGTATATTTATGTCTATTATCCCACCTAAACGTCACCACCGATACGGACGGGGGCGAGGTGTTCTGTATGTCGACCATCGgacccgagctgctgctgtgcgctCCGTTTGCCGTCACGGCACTGGTTTCGCTGGTGGTGCCACCACCAACCGTTTGCGAGTGCGCTTGGTTCGCTTTTTGGACGTCTGGGGGACAGAAGCAGTATAACGTGAGCGTAGCTGTTGCATTCGTTTCCTAGACGCAATCAGCGCCTGTATACTCACTGGCTGGATGGTAGGTGTTGACGATCCGTAACGAATCCATGTACTTGCGCAGCTGCTGCTCTACCTCGCTCTTGGTAATGCCGTCGATCACAAACACGTCCACCATGTCGTCCGTCAGCAGCTGACAGGAATAGCCTATGTTTATTGCCGTTTCTAAATGGGAAACAACGTGCATTAGGAATGGTTAGTTCTGTGTGAGTCTGATGGACAACAGCATCCGCGTACCTTGCTTATCGCCCGTAAGTACCCAAATCTTAATGCCGGCCAGCTGTAGATTCGCGATCGTCTGGGGCACACCGTCCTGTAGCTTATCCTCTATAGCCGTCACACCGACCAGCTGCATATCACATTCGATCTCTTCATAGATTGCACCTAACTTATCCTCCCTACCGTCTAAAGATAAGGCAGCTTCTCTCTGTCGCACCAGCCAGGACTCGTAGAACTCCTTCGTGAGGCGCCGCTCGGCGAGCACCAGCGTGCGCAAACCTTCGCCGGCAAATttctgccaaaaaaaaaacaaaacaagcgtTAATTTACAAGTAAGAATTGACACCCACGAGAATGAACTCACGTTTAAATGTTCCTGCGTGCGAGCCTTCAGGTCGTGCTGGTTCGGTCCTAGCCTATCGTATATCACACTATCGGCGCCCTTACAGTACAGGATGATGGAGTTGTTGCGACGCAACACGACCGACATTCGCTTTCTAACGTTATTAAAATCTAATATACTTAACAGTTCATATTCCTAGGGGATGAGCATACAGTAGAGTAGAGTAAGACGTAAGTGAGCATTACTATATTCACGCCACTAACTCCTCTGCTAAACTTACCTCTGTTCGTCCCATGACCTCTATTGTTATACTGTTCGGTGCTCgtgatttaaaaacaaatccaaaattACGCGCCGCCGACACGAGGGCTGCCTCGTCAGGACTTTGTGCTTGATAATCTAACCTGCAAAAGTAGGAGGGAAGCGATCACTCGGTGAGAGAATTGTTGCAAAAGCCGGTCACAtacacccacacccacacccacaaACTTACTTGCCATTTTTCTCCTCCGCCATCACGGTATGGCAGAGGGCTAGCAAACGAAAAAAGTTATGCGCGTGCTCCTCGTCCGCCCGCACGGCATCCAGCAGCCCCTGGTCGTACCACCGGAACTCGGGTTCGTACTCCGGATTGAAGGAAAAGTCTACCGACTCCATCACCTGCATTGATGGGTTTTGGGGGGGAAAGGGGGAGGCGGGGTGTGGTGTTGTTggcgtttgtttgttatgGTGTCCCAATGAATGATTGGGAAGAGAAACGATGAGATGAACACACGTGATTTGTCGCAGGGAAGACACATGGTTGGACAAATGTTTGAGACATTTCGGTGCACAGAGTGGTGGTGAGACGAGTAGCATTAGTAGATGTGGGATGAGAAAGAATCGAAAGAATCgtaaaggaaaaagaaactgTAAGCATAATTGTACCGAGCATATACGCGCTGCATACACGTTGCGCAAATTAACGGAACGCAACGGAAAGTGTGCGCAACAAACTGCAACTGATGAGCTTCTAGTAGTTCCGAATTTCAGTAaggtatgtttgtttgtttgtttaattttgattagTCGCTTTTTATGTGAGATAACGTTTAAATTCTACTTGAAAACATGCGGTGCTGTACTTCGATAATAAAAGCACTAAAGCAAACGCCTGATCAGATGTAGTTAAAAGTTGTGCAagataagtaaaataaaaggaCGAATAAAACTGTGTTTTTGAGGTTGAATGAAAAGGCTCGCAACAAGAAGTAAACGAAAACAAGGCGCACTGTCTAGACAATGACATAACTCACCACACTATATGAAGAAACctaaattgaaaaatgaaattgaaaagtcGTTACAAACAATTGAAAACATTAACGAAACACGACGGCGTGAATAACAGATTATTATAAAGATCATCAAACAGTGAAAACATATAATTTCGCAAAGCATCGCGCAAAACTGTAACGGCGTGTACGTTTTATCCTCTCTGCTCGTCAAGAGTACTTTAGTGCAATTATTAGCGATACTAGTGATGGAACGTGAACGAAAACTGCATTGTTTGCTATCTTTACGATAGCAAAAATGCCTGAAATTGCTGCAAAACGCATCAAATTACTGAAAGCgcaagcttttttttataataatagtaataattaaGATGACATAATAAAGAAAACTGTCTGCAAACAAGCGTGAGTACGGTATTACAAACGAAATCATGCATACATGCAGTCCTTCTTGCGTATTGTTCCCACTTGGTGGTACGTCCGTAGTTGACTGCGCCGGGATATggggttttggttgttgtggtggtggtggtgttggtggtgttggtgtggtgGTGACTTGCTTAGTCGTAGTGGAGGATATGGACGTCTGCGTTTCTTGGCTATTACTGTGCTGACTGAATCTAACATGTAGTGAAGGTGGATGCTTTTTGTTTGGGGTCTGAACTGGCTGTTCGGTGGTGAtcgtggtagtggtggtggtggtgggctgAGGTGTGCTGCGACCTGGCGGCTCTTCAGCG
This is a stretch of genomic DNA from Anopheles merus strain MAF chromosome 2R, AmerM5.1, whole genome shotgun sequence. It encodes these proteins:
- the LOC121602776 gene encoding phospholipid-transporting ATPase ID isoform X4 — its product is MPISHATTDSVELEILEIRQDSSDDDDEQQDLAGRPYGTRTVRGCRRLPTATIVRRQQQQQQQHPQQHHHEIVLAGSSSTARGGTEASGDDRSMMMPRTGSPPKRKRFRRHHRTSTRRKSNSQSCGSLYNLAASSRPLHPQRSEPNVSFYSSPGEHQHDGGGDDGGYGRGGTIDADYHVQDSSNTLDDAPVLESCESLGATGRRSRRSGGGGRLHHDDDDGDRADDNGSYGSSGLDALDDRGTDDDGMMAGCLGGGGGGGGSGTGGHHQHAAPQHGLRASIVSVLGRLGMWNTNKPPGGKPVPVMIHRSETKSSFDRGQSYISNGASRLRSIFGENERRIRANDREYNTQFKYANNYIKTSKYSILTFLPLNLLEQFQRLANFYFLCLLILQLIPAISSLTPVTTAIPLIGVLMLTAIKDAYDDFQRHMSDSQVNNRRSKALRHGKLVDERWSGVQVGDIIRMDNDQFVAADILLLSSSEPNGLCFIETAELDGETNLKIKQCLPETAALGQQEDLLWKFNGEIVCEPPNNLLNKFEGTLTWKNQRYPLDNDKILLRGCIIRNTQWCYGVVIFAGKDTKLMQNSGKTKFKRTTIDRLLNFIIIGIVFFLLSICGFCTIASAIWEALVGYKFQIYLPWERIIPKDYLQGAISIGCLVFFSYAIVLNTVVPISLYVSVEVIRFAQSFLINWDEKMYYDKTKTHAKARTTTLNEELGQIQYIFSDKTGTLTQNIMTFNKCSIAGRAYGDVVDVRTGETVELSEPTFNSNTSLLLNAEEPPGRSTPQPTTTTTTTITTEQPVQTPNKKHPPSLHVRFSQHSNSQETQTSISSTTTKQVTTTPTPPTPPPPQQPKPHIPAQSTTDVPPSGNNTQEGLHVMESVDFSFNPEYEPEFRWYDQGLLDAVRADEEHAHNFFRLLALCHTVMAEEKNGKLDYQAQSPDEAALVSAARNFGFVFKSRAPNSITIEVMGRTEEYELLSILDFNNVRKRMSVVLRRNNSIILYCKGADSVIYDRLGPNQHDLKARTQEHLNKFAGEGLRTLVLAERRLTKEFYESWLVRQREAALSLDGREDKLGAIYEEIECDMQLVGVTAIEDKLQDGVPQTIANLQLAGIKIWVLTGDKQETAINIGYSCQLLTDDMVDVFVIDGITKSEVEQQLRKYMDSLRIVNTYHPANVQKANQAHSQTVGGGTTSETSAVTANGAHSSSSGPMVDIQNTSPPSVSVVTFSVNCSNYSDGFEKGEPTLTDIDENTGVALVINGHSLVHCLTSELESKFLEIASHCKAVICCRVTPLQKAMVVELIKRAKNAVTLAIGDGANDVSMIKAAHIGVGISGQEGMQAVLASDYSIAQFKFLERLLLVHGRWSYYRMCKFLRYFFYKNFAFTLCHFWYAFFCGFSAQTVFDPMFISVYNLFYTSLPVLALGIFEQDVSDKSSVDYPKLYTPGMTNALFNTTEFIRSVLHGIFSSLILFLIPYGTYKDGISPDGYVLNDHMLLGSVVATILILDNTAQIALDTSYWTVFNHIMIWGSLLWYFFLDYFYNYVIGGPYVGSLTQAMKEATFWFTTVLTVIVLMIPVLASRFYFVDVFPSLPDKIRVQQRLALLRSRQSSDVLRTPSARKARRSLRSGYAFAHQEGFGRLITSGKIMRKLPQDFAFPLGLGSKKQQSTESTKNNNNNNNNNNSSNNANNASNVVNGAGAVGTRTGTNTATATTLSAMVAVTTLTANGNQQQQQQQLVNLPGSSNGGDQHSPRAPCQDLDTINL
- the LOC121602776 gene encoding phospholipid-transporting ATPase ID isoform X7, which gives rise to MPISHATTDSVELEILEIRQDSSDDDDEQQDLAGRPYGTRTVRGCRRLPTATIVRRQQQQQQQHPQQHHHEIVLAGSSSTARGGTEASGDDRSMMMPRTGSPPKRKRFRRHHRTSTRRKSNSQSCGSLYNLAASSRPLHPQRSEPNVSFYSSPENERRIRANDREYNTQFKYANNYIKTSKYSILTFLPLNLLEQFQRLANFYFLCLLILQLIPAISSLTPVTTAIPLIGVLMLTAIKDAYDDFQRHMSDSQVNNRRSKALRHGKLVDERWSGVQVGDIIRMDNDQFVAADILLLSSSEPNGLCFIETAELDGETNLKIKQCLPETAALGQQEDLLWKFNGEIVCEPPNNLLNKFEGTLTWKNQRYPLDNDKILLRGCIIRNTQWCYGVVIFAGKDTKLMQNSGKTKFKRTTIDRLLNFIIIGIVFFLLSICGFCTIASAIWEALVGYKFQIYLPWERIIPKDYLQGAISIGCLVFFSYAIVLNTVVPISLYVSVEVIRFAQSFLINWDEKMYYDKTKTHAKARTTTLNEELGQIQYIFSDKTGTLTQNIMTFNKCSIAGRAYGDVVDVRTGETVELSEVMESVDFSFNPEYEPEFRWYDQGLLDAVRADEEHAHNFFRLLALCHTVMAEEKNGKLDYQAQSPDEAALVSAARNFGFVFKSRAPNSITIEVMGRTEEYELLSILDFNNVRKRMSVVLRRNNSIILYCKGADSVIYDRLGPNQHDLKARTQEHLNKFAGEGLRTLVLAERRLTKEFYESWLVRQREAALSLDGREDKLGAIYEEIECDMQLVGVTAIEDKLQDGVPQTIANLQLAGIKIWVLTGDKQETAINIGYSCQLLTDDMVDVFVIDGITKSEVEQQLRKYMDSLRIVNTYHPANVQKANQAHSQTVGGGTTSETSAVTANGAHSSSSGPMVDIQNTSPPSVSVVTFRWDNRHKYTSIGGSEEAPDSVNCSNYSDGFEKGEPTLTDIDENTGVALVINGHSLVHCLTSELESKFLEIASHCKAVICCRVTPLQKAMVVELIKRAKNAVTLAIGDGANDVSMIKAAHIGVGISGQEGMQAVLASDYSIAQFKFLERLLLVHGRWSYYRMCKFLRYFFYKNFAFTLCHFWYAFFCGFSAQTVFDPMFISVYNLFYTSLPVLALGIFEQDVSDKSSVDYPKLYTPGMTNALFNTTEFIRSVLHGIFSSLILFLIPYGTYKDGISPDGYVLNDHMLLGSVVATILILDNTAQIALDTSYWTVFNHIMIWGSLLWYFFLDYFYNYVIGGPYVGSLTQAMKEATFWFTTVLTVIVLMIPVLASRFYFVDVFPSLPDKIRVQQRLALLRSRQSSDVLRTPSARKARRSLRSGYAFAHQEGFGRLITSGKIMRKLPQDFAFPLGLGSKKQQSTESTKNNNNNNNNNNSSNNANNASNVVNGAGAVGTRTGTNTATATTLSAMVAVTTLTANGNQQQQQQQLVNLPGSSNGGDQHSPRAPCQDLDTINL